Within the Barnesiella intestinihominis YIT 11860 genome, the region CCGCAGTTTCGGCACCCGTTTCGTCGGGTAGCAACCGGAGCGATCCAGCCCGTCGGGTCGAGTGGGAAATCCGCCGCAGCCGGGCCATTGAAGAGCTGACCCGCTTACAGATGAAATTGATCGAGGACCCCAATTCGGCTGCTATCAAGCACAACATACAGTCGCAGCAGAACATCATCAATACTTGTAACGAGATGATCGCTATCTATCAGTAACAGGGTGGACATTTCCTGTTTCGTGAGGGGCTGTTGTTTCTTCGTGCGAATTGGACTATCTTTACCGAGTCTTAAATAGATCTGTTATGAAAATTCTTCTCGACGTACATACTCACACGGTTGCTAGCGGACATGCTTTCAGTACTTTACAGGAGATGGTTCGCACGGCAGCCGATAAAGGCCTGCAAATATTGGGTATTACGGAACACACGGGTGGCATTCCGGGAACTTGTTCACCCATATATTTTCGGAATTTACCGGTAGTGCCGCGGCTGATGTACGGGGTGGAACTCTTATTAGGCGCCGAGATAAATATAGTCGATTATGAAGGTTCTCTCGACTTGGAAGAAGAATATTTTAAATTTTTGGATATTCGCATAGCCGGACTTCATTCGCTGTGTTATCGGCCGGGAACGGTCGAGCAGAATACATTGGCTGTGGAAGGTGCTATACGTAATGGTCATATCGACATTATCAGTCACCCTGGTGACGGTACGGCCGATCTGTTTTTTGAACCGTTAGTGCTGGCTGCCAAAGAGAACGGGGTGTTGTTGGAAATAAACAACAGTTCTCTCAATCCATATCGCCATAAGGAGAAAGCGAGAGAAAATAATTTGGAAATCCTGCGTTTGTGCAAACACTATGAGCAACCTGTCATTTTGGGGAGTGATGCCCATATCTCTTTTTCCATCGCCGATTACAGATGGCTGTATCCTCTGTTGGTGGAGACTGAGTTTCCCGAAGAGCTTATTCTCAATGATAAGCCCGATGTGTTCAAAGCTCGATTGAGACGCAACCGGGAGGAAATGGTCGTTTAGAATTTCGTCATTCCGTATTTATCGAATGTTTTCTTACGGGAAATCCATAGGGTGAGCAAAACCGATATGAGCGAAGAGGCGAAGATGGTTATCATTAGCATGATTTGATATTTGATGGCTACGCTTGGGCTGCTGCCTCCTAAAATTTGTCCGGTCATAGTTCCCGGAAGGGCGATAAGTCCCATGACTGCCATTGATGCGATCGTGGGGTTGAACGATTTGATGAGGGCTTCACGCATGAAGGGGGTCAGGGCTTCGCTGGGAGATGCGCCGTTCCCCAACAGATAAAGGTATAATTGTCGTTCTCTGTTTAGAGAGCCGTAAAACGAATTGAGAGCGATAACGTTGGCCGATAGCATATTGCCTAAAATCATACCACTGATGGGAATAAAATATCGGGCGGTAAAGATTTTTTCCGGGCGAACGACTAAGCCTAAGAAATAAAAGTCTATGACGAGTAGTGAGACGAGAAATGCAACGGAAACAGCCATGAATAAAGTTCGTACGGGTAAGTGGGTTCGTTTTAGTGCGGTCGATGAAGCTATGATTATCATGAGCAATATCCATAACAGATTTATCCACAGTTTATCCCATAAAAACAGGTATTCGAGATAAAATCCGATGAGGAAGAGTTGTACGGTCATACGTAGCGCGGCGATGAGCGTGTCTTTTACCAAACCGGTACGGTAACGGTAGAGAAAATAGGTAGGGATTATCAATAACAGAAATCCCAAAGCCATGTGTCCGTATCCGATATTTATTGTTTCCATAATCAATCTCCGATGTATATTTTTCGGTCGAACGCCTCTATGAAGCGAGTGTCGTGCGACACCATCACTACGGTTGTTTCCCGCATGGCGTGAATGTAATCGATGATAAGAGAAATAGAGTCGGGATCGAGAGCCGAGGTAGGTTCGTCCAAGAGAACGATTTTTTTGTTTAACAAAGCCGTTATCATCAGCATAATACGCTGGCGCTGTCCTCCCGATATTTCAATAGAGCGTTTTTCATACAGTTCGGGTTCCAGTCCGAGTCTTGCGAAATGATTCAGGATAGTTTCTTTCGTAGGTCTCGACGGTTGGTTTATTTTTAGCCTGAAAGGGGCTGCGATCAGTTCTTCGACTGTTTCAAACGGGAGAGTGAACTCTTGGGGCAACCATGCGGTTATCCGTCGTATTTGTTGTATGGCAACGCTGTCGAGGATTTTACCGTTTATACGGATAGAGCCTTCGTCTGGTAAAACAAAGCCGGCTACCGAAGCAAGAAGGGTGCTTTTACCGTGTCCCGAAGGTCCGTAAAGCACCACTTTCTCGCCGGAGCTGATGCAACACGAGAAGTGTTGCATCAGAGGCTTGTTGTCATAAATGAAAGTTATGTTGTTGAATTCGATCATTTTTGTTGGTCGGTAGTTGTAGCTTGCGGCTTCAACCAACGGTCGAGCCAACGGAAGAAAATTCTTTGCCACAGTACACCGTTCTGAGGCTTCAAAATCCAGTGGTTTTCGTCGGGGAAGATGAGCATTTCTGCCGGAACTCCTCGGAGTTTGGCTGCGTTGAACGCCGACATACCTTGTGAGGCAAGAATGCGGAAATCATATTCTCCGTGAGTGATAAGTATGGGGGTATCCCATTGGTCTACGAATTTATGCGGCGATGTAGCGAATGTACGTTGTGCCGTAGCATTCTTTTTATCCCACGGAGCTCCGCCCATATCCCAGTTGGCAAACCACATTTCTTCGGTTTCTACATATTGTTGTTCGAGGTTATAGATACCTGCGTGGGCGATAAATGCTTTGAATCGTTTTTGGTGATGTCCGGCCAGCCAATAGACCGAGAATCCTCCGTAGCTGGCGCCAACTGCGCCCATGTGGTCGCCGTCGATGAACGGTTCTTTTTTCATTTCATCGGTCGCACTGAAATAGTCTTTCATGTTTTGGCCACCGTAATCTCCGCTGATTTGTTCGAGCCATTCTTGACCGAATCCGTAGAGACCCCGACGGTTGGGTGCGATAACGATGTATCCGTTGGCCGCCATTAATTGCAGATTCCAACGGTAAGACCAGAATTGGCTCACCGGTTGTTGAGGTCCGCCTTGACAATAGAGGATAGCGGGGTATTTTTTAGAAGGATCGAAATGGGGAGGATAAACGATCCACGTAAGCATCTTTTTGTTATCTGTCGTCTTTATCCAGCGTTCTTCGACTTTACCCATAGTGATTTGATCCAGAATATCTTTATTCTCGAAAGAGATTTCCTTTACTTCTTTGCTTTGCGGGTCGATACTATAAATTTCATCGGGCTGAGACAAAGAGTGGCGCATGGCGATCAAACAGTTGTCGTTTACGGGAGCCAATGAGGCATAATCGTAATATCCGGTCGTGATTTGTTCGATTTTTTTATCGAGCCCTACTTTGAAAATGTGTATTTCTCCCTGATAGGCCGAACGGATATATAGAGATTTTCCGTCGGGACTCCAAGCCAATTCATCGGTGCTGTAATCGAAGTCGGAGGTCAGGTCTTGTTTTTCTCCTGTTTCCATGTTCATGATGAAGAGTCGATTTTTGTCCGATTCGTAACCCTCGCGTTCCATGCTGCCCCATGCCAGATATTTCCCGTCGGGCGAGAACGCCGGTGTAGTATCGTATCCCATCATGCCCTCGGTAAGGTTTTTGGTTTCTTGGGTGGAGAGGTCATACAGATAAATATCTGAATTTGTCGATAAAGAATATTCCATACCGGTTTTCTTTCGGCTGGTATAAGCGACGGCTTTACTGTCGGGAGTCCATGCGAAAGATTCGATACCACCGAATGGCTTCATGGGAGATTCGTATGGCTCTCCTTCCATAATGTCGGTAATATCGGTTAACTGTTTACCGTCGAATGAAGCGATATAAGGGTGGGGTATCTCTTCCACCCACTCGTCCCAATGCTTGTACATTAAATCGTCGATCACACGTCCTGTCGCTTTATCGAGGTCGGGGTAGAGGTCCGAGGCTTTCTCGCTGTATTTCACGTTGCCGATGAAAAGTATATGTTTCTCGTCGGGCGAGAATAAAAAACCGTGGACACCTTTCTCATGGTGGCTTATTTGTCGGGCATTGCTACCGTCGGCATTCATAATCCATAATTGTGAATCTCCGCTCTTTCCCGACAGGTATGCTATTTGTTTGCCTCCGTCGATCCATACGGCATTGCCTTCCGATTCGGGAGTACAAGTGATTTGCTTTTTGTTTTGTCCGTCGATGTCCATGACGAAGAGCTCACGGTTGCTTTTGTTTTGTTCCAGATTTTCGTAAGAGACACCATACAAAATTTTACTCTTGTCGGGAGAAACTACGGGACCGCTTACTCTGCCGAATGCCATGAGCACTTCTGTGGTCATGATTCCATTCTCGACTTTTACGGGTTGTTTGCCGATTACGTCTCCGGTTTTTCCGGTCGGCTGACAGGCCGTTACCAATAAAGTTCCTGCCATCATCATACAATTTAGTTTGTTCATAAATAACGGTTTATAGTTTATTTATTGTTCGGTTTTTTCTTTTTTTGCCTACTCTTTGTCTCACTTACGATTCTTGCTGGTTTTCTCCACGGGGTGTTCCCATATAGTTTTTCCGCCAAATCGTTTCTGTGCATGCGTTTGAGTGAATTTTGTATGTCGTTTCTCTTTTCGGGGAGATACCAGAAGAAATATTTGCGTTGGTTTAACTTCTCTTCCGGTTTTCGGGCTGTGAAAACTTTCTCGCCGGTGTAGGGGTGTATTCCTGTATAATAAATTTCGGTGGACAGAGTCATAGGAGTAGGCGTAAAATCCTGTACTTGTTCCAATTTGAAATTCATTTGTTTTGTCAAAGCCGCCAATTCTGCCATATCTTCCTCTGTACAGCCCGGGTGGCTCGATATGAAATAAGGGATAATTTGCTGGTTCAGACCTTTTTCCTTGTTTATTCGTTCGAAAATTCGTTTGAATTCTTCGAAGAGAGAGAACGAGGGTTTGCGCATGATGTTGAGAACTCGGTCCGAAGTGTGCTCCGGGGCTACTTTCAGTCGACCGGAGACGTGACGGGATATGAGTTCCTCTGTATAAAACCGAGTACAATGGTTTAACTCATTATCTTTGTGGCGGTGGAGCAAAAGGTCGTACCGTACTCCGCTGCTGATAAACGATTTTTTTATGCCGGGTAGGGCATCGACGGCTTGGTATATATCCAATAAAGACGAATGGTCGGCATTGAGATTCGGGCAGATTTGAGGAGCCAAGCAGGAAGGCCGTTTACACTTTCGGCAAAGTTCTTCATTCACCCCGTGCATTCGGTACATGTTTGCCGAGGGGCCTCCCAGATCACTCAGATATCCTTTGAAATCGGGCATATTGATGATTTGTTTTACCTCTTTGAGAATGGACTCTTTGGAACGGGAGGCAATGAATTTGCCCTGATGTGCCGAAATGGTGCAGAATGCACATCCGCCGAAGCACCCTCTATGCAGATTGACCGAAAACTTTATCATTTCATATGCTGGAATTGTTTTCCCTTTGTATTTGGGGTGGGGCATACGGGTATAAGGAAGGTCGAACGAGGCATCTATTTCCGTTTCGGTCATGGGCGGGTAAGGAGGATTGACCATGATTGCCCGCTCTCCCACGCTTTGCCAAAGTCGCTTAGCGTGGTATTTATTGGATTCTTCCTCGATGTGCTTGAAATTTTCCGATTGCTTCCGTTTGTGGAGTAGGCATTCTTCGTGTGATGCGAGGACGATATTCCCTTCGTCTTCCGTAACGCGAGGCATATTCGAAAGAGGTTGCATACTTGCTGTTTGAGGAATGTCGTCGAGCTGTTTTATGTTCTCACCTTGTTGTAACCGGCGGGCTATTTCGATAATGGGACGTTCCCCCATTCCGTAAATTAACAAATCGGCCGGGCAGTCAGCCAGAATGCCGGGCAATAGTTTGTCTTGCCAGTAGTCGTAGTGAGTCAGGCGTCGCATAGAGGCTTCGATTCCCCCAACGATAATCGGAGTGTCCGGGAATAACCGTTTTAAGATACGGCTATAAACGATTGTAGGATAGTCGGGTCTCATGCCATGCCGGCCATTGGGAGTATAAGCATCGTCGCTCCTCAATCTCTTGTTTGCGGTATAATGGTTCACCATCGAGTCCATAGCTCCCGCCGAAATACCGAAGAATAGCCGGGGGATACCCAATTTTTTGAAGTCCCGCAAATCGTCTTGCCAGTTAGGTTGGGGAACGATAGCCACTCTCAATCCTTCGGCTTCGAGCGTGCGTCCGATCACGGCAGCCCCGAAAGAGGGGTGGTCCACATAAGCGTCTCCCGAGAATAGGATTACATCGACGTAATCCCAGCCTCGTAAATCCATCTCCTTACGGGTGGTCGGTAACCAATCTTGTAATCGGTATTCTTTCATATTCTTGTTAATAGAGCCCTTCGATCTTTCCGTTTACTACTTTTATTTGATGTGCTTGCGGGTGCTTGGGGAGACCCGGCATGCGTAGCATCTCTCCGGCTATGGCTACGATAAAGCCAGCACCTGCATTTAATTCTATGTCATTGATGGTAAATTGAAAATCTTTAACCAACCCGTATCGTTTCGGATCGGCTGAAAATGAATATTGGGTTTTGGCGATACAAACCGGTAAATGATTTAGGTTCCAGTTCTTAATTTGTTTCAGCTTCTTCTCGGCTTTTTGACTGAATACGACCTCTCCCGCACCGTAGATAGTGTGTGCGATCTTTTCTATTTTTGCAGTCGGGGAATCGTTATCGTTATAGGTGAAACGTAACGGACGAGACGGATTGTTTTCTATCTCTTCGACAACGGCGTGTGCCAAATCGGCGGCCCCGATACCGCCGTCGGTGTAAGCGTTGTTCACAACGCATCTTATGCCTTTTTGTTCGCAATGGCGCATGATGAGTTCTATTTCTTCATCAGTATCGCTGGTGAAACGGTTGAGTGCCACCAATACAGTTTGTCCGAAAGATTGCAGGTTTTCGATGTGTTTGTCGAGGTTGGCGAATCCTTGAACGATACCCTCTCTGTTCGGTTTCGTTATGTCTGCTTCGGGAACGCCTCCGTGCATTTTCAGCGATAATGTGGTCGCCAAGAGGACTGTCAAATCGGGACGAAGTCCGCTTTGACGGCATTTGATATTGAAGAATTTTTCGGCCCCCAAGTCAGCTCCGAAGCCAGCTTCGGTTACGACATAGTCGCCGAAAGTGAGAGCCATGCGGGTGGCTATGGCCGAATTGCAGCCGTGAGCAATGTTGGCGAACGGCCCTCCGTGTACGAGTACAGGATTATATTCGGTCGTTTGCACCAAATTAGGCTCTATCGCATCGCGTAGCAGGGCGAGCACAGGGCCTGTGATACCCAAATCGTTTACCGTGAACGGCTCTCCATTATACCGATGTGCAACGACGATACGGCCGATGCGTTGTTCCATGTCCTCCATATCTTTCGAGAGACAAAGAATCGCCATGATTTCCGATGCAGGAGTAATGTCGAATCCTGCTTCCGTGGGAATCCCGTTGTTGAGTCCCCCCAATCCGGTCACAATCTGCCTTAGTGATCGGTCGTTCATGTCCATTACCCGCCTCCAAAGTATATTTTTCAGTCCACTGCCCTCGGCTCGGTTCTGGAAAATATAGTTGTCCAACTGTGCGGCGATTAAGTTGTGAGCCGACGTAATGGCATGGAAATCTCCGGTGAAGTGCAGATTGATTCTTTCGGGAGGTAGTACTTGTGCGTACCCGCCGCCGGTAGCTCCACCCTTAATCCCGAAACATGGACCCAGCGAAGGCTCTCGTAAAGCGATGATGGCTTTCTTACCGATATGGTTGAGTCCCATGCCCAATCCTATGCTCACGGTCGTTTTTCCCACACCGGCTTTGGTTGCGGTAATAGCGGTTACCAATATGAGGTGGCTCTTTTTCGCTTTATGGTCGTCGATAAGTTTGAGCGGTACTTTGGCTATATAAGGACCGTAGTGGAATAAGTTTTCGACAGGAATACCCGCTTTGCGGGCTATGGTATCTATTTCTTCCAAAACTGTGCTGTCGGCTATTTCAGTGTCACTTTTCATAAATTCAGGTAGTCGTGGTTGTTTTTTGATATAAATCTTCTAGTTTTATAAGCTCGTCCCGATATTGTGCCGCTTCGATGAAATCCATTTTTTTTGCCGCTTCGACCATCTGTTTGCGAGTACGTTCGATGGCCTTTTGCAACTGTTCTTTCGACATATATTTGACGATAGGATCGGCGGCGACATCTACATGTTCCCGATATTCGTCGCTGTACGCTTTTGTCGGTTTGGTCGCTTTGGACGGTTGCGCCTGTTGTTTTGTATCTGCATTCGATATGAGCACCGAGCTCTTCGACTTTTGTATCGCTTGGGGAGTGATATGGTTTTCTTCGTTGTAAGCTAACTGTTTCTCTCTCCTTCTATTGGTCTCGTCTATGGTTTTTTGCATGCTTTCGGTGATTCGGTCGGCATACATGATTACCCGCCCATTGAGGTTTCTTGCGGCCCGTCCTACGGTTTGTGTCAGCGAACGATGCGAGCGTAGGAAGCCTTCTTTATCGGCATCGAGTATGGCCACTAACGAGACTTCGGGTAAATCCAATCCTTCGCGTAAGAGGTTAACCCCGATAAGCACGTCGTAAACACCCGCTCGTAAATCGTCCAAAATTTTAATACGATCGAGAGTGTCGACATCGGAGTGTATATAATTACAGTTGATGTCGAGCTTGGCGAGATAAGCGTTCAGCTCCTCGGCCATACGTTTGGTTAGGGTCGTTACCAGAACTCGTTCGTCGTGTTCTATCCTTAGTTGTATCTCTTCCAATAAATCGTCGATTTGGTTCAGGCTGGGACGTACCTCTATGATAGGGTCGAGCAATCCCGTCGGACGGATAACTTGTTCGACGACGATACCTTCGCTCTTTTCCAGTTCATAATCGGCGGGAGTGGCGCTTACATAAATGATTTGCCGAGCCAATCCTTCGAATTCGTCGAATTTCAAAGGCCGGTTGTCTACGGCGGCAGGTAGTCGGAATCCGTATTCTACCAAATTCATTTTGCGGGATCGGTCGCCTCCGTACATCGCTCGGATTTGCGGTACGGTCACATGGCTCTCGTCGATAATCGTCAGGAAGTCTTTGGGAAAATAATCGAGCAGGCAGAAAGGTCTGGTTCCCGCTTCTCGGCCGTCGAAATATCGGGAATAGTTTTCTATCCCCGAGCAGTGGCCTATTTCCCGAATCATCTCCACATCGTAGGTCACCCGTTCGTAAAGCCGTTTGGCTTCTAAGTTTTTTCCGATAGATTTGAAAAATTCTACTTGTTTACCGAGGTCGATTTCTATCTCTCCGATAGC harbors:
- a CDS encoding formate--tetrahydrofolate ligase, translated to MKSDTEIADSTVLEEIDTIARKAGIPVENLFHYGPYIAKVPLKLIDDHKAKKSHLILVTAITATKAGVGKTTVSIGLGMGLNHIGKKAIIALREPSLGPCFGIKGGATGGGYAQVLPPERINLHFTGDFHAITSAHNLIAAQLDNYIFQNRAEGSGLKNILWRRVMDMNDRSLRQIVTGLGGLNNGIPTEAGFDITPASEIMAILCLSKDMEDMEQRIGRIVVAHRYNGEPFTVNDLGITGPVLALLRDAIEPNLVQTTEYNPVLVHGGPFANIAHGCNSAIATRMALTFGDYVVTEAGFGADLGAEKFFNIKCRQSGLRPDLTVLLATTLSLKMHGGVPEADITKPNREGIVQGFANLDKHIENLQSFGQTVLVALNRFTSDTDEEIELIMRHCEQKGIRCVVNNAYTDGGIGAADLAHAVVEEIENNPSRPLRFTYNDNDSPTAKIEKIAHTIYGAGEVVFSQKAEKKLKQIKNWNLNHLPVCIAKTQYSFSADPKRYGLVKDFQFTINDIELNAGAGFIVAIAGEMLRMPGLPKHPQAHQIKVVNGKIEGLY
- a CDS encoding ABC transporter permease; this encodes METINIGYGHMALGFLLLIIPTYFLYRYRTGLVKDTLIAALRMTVQLFLIGFYLEYLFLWDKLWINLLWILLMIIIASSTALKRTHLPVRTLFMAVSVAFLVSLLVIDFYFLGLVVRPEKIFTARYFIPISGMILGNMLSANVIALNSFYGSLNRERQLYLYLLGNGASPSEALTPFMREALIKSFNPTIASMAVMGLIALPGTMTGQILGGSSPSVAIKYQIMLMITIFASSLISVLLTLWISRKKTFDKYGMTKF
- a CDS encoding YgiQ family radical SAM protein, with amino-acid sequence MKEYRLQDWLPTTRKEMDLRGWDYVDVILFSGDAYVDHPSFGAAVIGRTLEAEGLRVAIVPQPNWQDDLRDFKKLGIPRLFFGISAGAMDSMVNHYTANKRLRSDDAYTPNGRHGMRPDYPTIVYSRILKRLFPDTPIIVGGIEASMRRLTHYDYWQDKLLPGILADCPADLLIYGMGERPIIEIARRLQQGENIKQLDDIPQTASMQPLSNMPRVTEDEGNIVLASHEECLLHKRKQSENFKHIEEESNKYHAKRLWQSVGERAIMVNPPYPPMTETEIDASFDLPYTRMPHPKYKGKTIPAYEMIKFSVNLHRGCFGGCAFCTISAHQGKFIASRSKESILKEVKQIINMPDFKGYLSDLGGPSANMYRMHGVNEELCRKCKRPSCLAPQICPNLNADHSSLLDIYQAVDALPGIKKSFISSGVRYDLLLHRHKDNELNHCTRFYTEELISRHVSGRLKVAPEHTSDRVLNIMRKPSFSLFEEFKRIFERINKEKGLNQQIIPYFISSHPGCTEEDMAELAALTKQMNFKLEQVQDFTPTPMTLSTEIYYTGIHPYTGEKVFTARKPEEKLNQRKYFFWYLPEKRNDIQNSLKRMHRNDLAEKLYGNTPWRKPARIVSETKSRQKKKKPNNK
- the uvrB gene encoding excinuclease ABC subunit UvrB produces the protein MDFKLISPYRPTGDQPEAIDELSRGILDGTPYQTLLGVTGSGKTFTMANVIERVQKPTLILSHNKTLAAQLYNEFKSFFPENAVEYFVSYYDYYQPEAYIPSTDTYIEKDLAINEEIDRLRLSTTSALLSGRKDVIVVSSVSCLYGIGNPEDFHSNVIDIKVGDNIGRNRLLRHFVDSLYSRNEIELSRGNFRVKGDTVDIYLAYDDVIVRIEFWGEEIESIRTIDPATGNSTGTFDAYKIFPANLFVTTKERIDKAIGEIEIDLGKQVEFFKSIGKNLEAKRLYERVTYDVEMIREIGHCSGIENYSRYFDGREAGTRPFCLLDYFPKDFLTIIDESHVTVPQIRAMYGGDRSRKMNLVEYGFRLPAAVDNRPLKFDEFEGLARQIIYVSATPADYELEKSEGIVVEQVIRPTGLLDPIIEVRPSLNQIDDLLEEIQLRIEHDERVLVTTLTKRMAEELNAYLAKLDINCNYIHSDVDTLDRIKILDDLRAGVYDVLIGVNLLREGLDLPEVSLVAILDADKEGFLRSHRSLTQTVGRAARNLNGRVIMYADRITESMQKTIDETNRRREKQLAYNEENHITPQAIQKSKSSVLISNADTKQQAQPSKATKPTKAYSDEYREHVDVAADPIVKYMSKEQLQKAIERTRKQMVEAAKKMDFIEAAQYRDELIKLEDLYQKTTTTT
- a CDS encoding ATP-binding cassette domain-containing protein gives rise to the protein MAKNFLPLARPLVEAASYNYRPTKMIEFNNITFIYDNKPLMQHFSCCISSGEKVVLYGPSGHGKSTLLASVAGFVLPDEGSIRINGKILDSVAIQQIRRITAWLPQEFTLPFETVEELIAAPFRLKINQPSRPTKETILNHFARLGLEPELYEKRSIEISGGQRQRIMLMITALLNKKIVLLDEPTSALDPDSISLIIDYIHAMRETTVVMVSHDTRFIEAFDRKIYIGD
- a CDS encoding phosphatase encodes the protein MKILLDVHTHTVASGHAFSTLQEMVRTAADKGLQILGITEHTGGIPGTCSPIYFRNLPVVPRLMYGVELLLGAEINIVDYEGSLDLEEEYFKFLDIRIAGLHSLCYRPGTVEQNTLAVEGAIRNGHIDIISHPGDGTADLFFEPLVLAAKENGVLLEINNSSLNPYRHKEKARENNLEILRLCKHYEQPVILGSDAHISFSIADYRWLYPLLVETEFPEELILNDKPDVFKARLRRNREEMVV
- a CDS encoding S9 family peptidase; this encodes MNKLNCMMMAGTLLVTACQPTGKTGDVIGKQPVKVENGIMTTEVLMAFGRVSGPVVSPDKSKILYGVSYENLEQNKSNRELFVMDIDGQNKKQITCTPESEGNAVWIDGGKQIAYLSGKSGDSQLWIMNADGSNARQISHHEKGVHGFLFSPDEKHILFIGNVKYSEKASDLYPDLDKATGRVIDDLMYKHWDEWVEEIPHPYIASFDGKQLTDITDIMEGEPYESPMKPFGGIESFAWTPDSKAVAYTSRKKTGMEYSLSTNSDIYLYDLSTQETKNLTEGMMGYDTTPAFSPDGKYLAWGSMEREGYESDKNRLFIMNMETGEKQDLTSDFDYSTDELAWSPDGKSLYIRSAYQGEIHIFKVGLDKKIEQITTGYYDYASLAPVNDNCLIAMRHSLSQPDEIYSIDPQSKEVKEISFENKDILDQITMGKVEERWIKTTDNKKMLTWIVYPPHFDPSKKYPAILYCQGGPQQPVSQFWSYRWNLQLMAANGYIVIAPNRRGLYGFGQEWLEQISGDYGGQNMKDYFSATDEMKKEPFIDGDHMGAVGASYGGFSVYWLAGHHQKRFKAFIAHAGIYNLEQQYVETEEMWFANWDMGGAPWDKKNATAQRTFATSPHKFVDQWDTPILITHGEYDFRILASQGMSAFNAAKLRGVPAEMLIFPDENHWILKPQNGVLWQRIFFRWLDRWLKPQATTTDQQK